The Halotia branconii CENA392 region AAGCTTGTCAAAAGACCAAAGACACCATTTCCTGTCAGTACCTCGAATGCAATCAAACAGACAAAACCAATCATTGCTAAACGACCATTGAGCAGTTCTGCATAGTTCGTGAACCCCGTGCGATTGCCTTGTTCGTCTACATATACCCGTGGCTCAATCGCAAAGTTGTTCAGTTTGCCTTGGTCGTCAACAATAGAAGCATTCGTACGCATAAGATTTTCCCAATTATTTTCCTTGTAACAGATTGTAACAATTATATTAAAATTTGTAAAATTTATGAATCTGTCTAAGGAGATAAGATGAAAAATCAGGTTCATAACTGTCCAATGTCATGGTGATGAAAAACAGCGTCTTCATAAAAAGTCGCTTGGAGGGCAACTCTGCAAGCGACTTTGAATATCACCTAAGTTATGAAATAGATTTGTAGTTTTTAGGAAATTACGGTTTTCCGAACTTTGCGCCTGAGAACAACTAAACCACCGACAACCATTAAACCAACTAATCCAGAAGGTTCAGGTACAGATGCGGTTGTGTAAGTCTTATTCCAGGAATAAATACCAGTGTGAGATGTGTTATCAGTAGTCTTGTTGCGATCGCCTGCGATCGCACCTGAATCTACAGCAGTAAAGCTAAAGGCATAGTCAACTTCGTTATTGAAAGTAACTTTAGCAATTTCACTAATTTGCAATGGTTTCTTTTGCAAAAATGCTGCTTTTGCTAAACTATACACCATCAAATCTAATAACTGATTGCCTGTGGAGTTACGGCTAAAGTTGGGCGAAAACCCTAGATAATTGGGGTTAGGGATACTTTTGTTGTAAGTTGGGTTAGCGACAGTTTTACCACTGATAACAATCGTTTGGCGGGTATCTACAATCGTTTTGCGGGTATCTACATAGTTGCTGGTTACATCCAAGTGTCCAACTAAGTCAAGTTTCAAATTACCAGTTTCTTGATTGTATGTAACATCCCCAATATTGGGATCGCCCGCGGAGTTGAAACCGTTAGTGCTGAGATAGGTGACTAAAGAAGAAAAATTAGAATTAAAATCGTTGAGCAAACTTGAACCACCAGTGGTTGGGATGCTTGACATGATTCCGCTGTAAGCATCACGGAAACCTGTTAGCCATCCTGTTGCTAATGTGCCATCAGCCCAGTCAGCTTTTGTGACACTCTCTATCTTGATGGTTTTATTGCCTAGATTAGCAGTAAACCCAACGTGGTCTGTAACTGTTTCACCTGATGTAAATAGTTCAACGTTAGTAGAACTATCATTATCTGTTAAAGCTGCGATCGCTTTGTTGATATTGCCAGTATTGCTGTAATCGTTTAAAACGTGTCTTTGTACGCCACCGATGCCAGTGCTATCGTACACAGGAGAACCCGGAGCGTAATTCCAGGTATTGATATTAGGCTGATTGGCAGAGGTGTTAGCGACACCATTAGTAGTAAATTGAATATTAGTAGGTCTGGTTAGGTTGACAGCGAAAGCTGGAGCTGTGGCGATCGCACTCATGCTTGCTGCGACTGAAGTACCAATCAACAGTTTTTTGATATATCCTGTCATCTTTATTACTTGTAAATAAACTAACTATTTCATTCGCTACTCTAATTTTTGTTTACTCTAATTGGGTAAAGTTAGAGTGAATTTATAGAAAGTTTTAGTTCAATAAAAGAGCTACAAATACTGACAGTATTTAGTGATTTTACGGAAAGTAGCTCTAAACTAAAGAATAATCATTTAATGCTGTACAAACGTTAAAAACTAAAAGACCGAGATTTAAGAATAATTAATCTATCTTTGAGCGTCAAAGCTATAGATATTAGAACTAGTATTTGATTTTTGAAAACAACTCAGTACATCTCATATCTTTTCTTCTTTGTTCCCTATTGCCTATTGCCTGTTGCCTGTTGCCTTCCTAGACAAGTAACTTCAGGAATCAAATCAGATTCTTATATGATTGAAAACAAGAAATTTGAAGTAGTTTAGACACTGTATCCATTAAAAGTGATTGCTAAAAAAATATTAAGTAGAGGCAAAATTTTTGGGCTGCGATTTTACCGTCAAATGCTTCGCCCCAAGCGTTTAGCTTTTTTTCAAGCTTGCTTGATTGGTTTAGTTTCTGGGCTAGCAGCGGTTCTTCTAGGACAGGCAGTAGAATGGGCGGGAACGTGGCGAGTTAATGAATCTTACCATTGGCCTGCTTACTTAGTATTACCCGCTATTGGTTTAATTGGGGGAATCCTAGCGGGCTGGCTAGTAGAACGTTTTGCACCTGAGGCATCAGGTAGCGGTATGTCTGAAGTTAAAGCAGTACTGGCTCGTGTGCCGATGCCGTTAAATCTGCGGATTGCTCTAGTTAAGCTGATTAGTGCTACCCTTGTGCTGGGTTCTGGAATGCCCTTAGGTCGCGAAGGGCCAACAGTGCAAATTGGGGCAGCTTTAGCAGCTAAACTAAGTAACTGGGTGCCTACTTCGCCAGAGCATCGCCGCCAATTGATTGCCGCCGGAGCCGGAGCCGGGTTGGCTGCTGCTTTTAATGCACCAATCGCTGGTGTTTTATTTGTATTAGAAGAATTACTCCAAGATGTTTCCGGCATTACTCTTGGGACTGCGATCTTAGCTTCTTTGATTGCTTCAGGACTCTCCCGACTTTACGGTAGCCACAGCCTTGATGTTGACCTTAACTTAATTGCTCATCACACAACCTTTTTTGCTCAAGAAATCCCTTTTTACTTAATTTTGGGATTGTTAGCTGGGCTACTAGGAATTTTATTTAATCAATGTGTTCTGGCCAGTTTGGCATTTAACCGTCATGTATTACGTTTGAGTTTGCCTTGGCGAATCGGCATAGCAGGACTGACCACTGGTATAGTCATAGCTCTTTTGCCTCTGGAGTTTCGCAACAATGCCGGATTAAGAGAACTGCTACTTACAGGACAGGCAGATTGGCTGTTTGCAGCGATCGCATTGCTAGTTCAGTTTACCCTTATTGCTGTTTGTTATGGTTCTGGCGCACCAGGAGGTTTATTAGTCCCAACCCTTGTCTTAGGAGCTGCCCTTGGCTATTTAGTAGGTTTTTGCGAGTATAGTTGGCTAGGAGTCGGTGTGGCAACAACTTATGCCCATGTAGGCATGGCAGCGTTTTTTAGTGCCGTTTCCAAAGTACCAATTACGGCAGTTGTCATTGTGTTTGAAATGACGACAGATTTTAATTTAGTGCTACCACTGATGATTGTGTCTGTAGTTGCTTATTTAGTGGCAGAAAAGCTTGACCATAGATCCCTCTACGATCTTCTATTAGAGTGGAAAGGCATTCACATAGAAAAAGAACCAACCACAGAGGGACTTTTAGCACAGCTGAGTGCTATGGATGTCATGCAACGGCGTGTGGAAACTTTATCTAGCCAAATGAGCATTGATGAAGCTGTACAGGCATTTTCTCATTCTCAACATCGCAACTTTCCAGTTTTAAATCGTGGCACGATTGTTGGGGTCGTGACTCAGAAAGATTTAGTCAATCTTGCCTCACAACAATTAGATCAAGATGCAACTATCAGTGAGATCATGACACCAGAGCCAGTAACAGTCAACCCAACAGCTACTTTAGCTTATGTACTGCATTTGCTCAACCGTTATAACCTGAGTTGTTTACCCGTTACAGAAGGTCGCAAACTAGTAGGAATTATTACACGCAGTGATATTATCCGCATAGAAGCAGAGCGACTCAGTGGCAATACAGAACAGGTGGAATGGAAATCTAAACCTTCCTATATAATTTATCAAAATCGCGCTCCTGCCACAGGCAAAGGAAGATTGTTAGTACCACTGTCGCATCCACAGACAACCCATACTTTATTAAAAATGGCAGCAGCGATCGCCAAAGGCAATAATTATGAAATAGAATGTCTGCAAGTAATTATAGTTCCACGTAGCCGCACACCAGCGGAAACCCCAGTACAAACCACTAAAAGTCATCGCCTTTTACAACAGGCTAGGCAGTTGGGAGAAGATTTGCGGATTCCCGTTCACACCCAGATTCGAGTTGCCCATGATGTGGCTGGGGCAATTTTAGAGACTGTAAAAGAGCGACACATTGATTTGGTGTTAATGGGTTGGAAAGGCAGTACTTTTACTCCCGGTAGAGTTTTCAGTCGAGTTGTAGACACTATGCTTCGACAAGCAGCTTGTGATGTTGTATTAGTTAAATTAGATGAGAAAAGAGCCTTTGATCGATGGTTACTCCCGCTAGCAGGTGGGCCTAATTCCAGTCAAGCAGTTGAACTTTTACCTGCCCTGACTTCTTTAAGCTCATCCCCTGAAATAAAGCTATGTCAAGTCTTCCAGCCGACTGAGTCTACTCTAGACACAACATTATTAGACAATTGTGTCCGCTTTTTGCAAACAAGAATCAGCGGTAATGTAGTTGCTAGTCCAGTCTGTGCAAGTTCTGTAACTGAGGCTGTAATTGAATGTGCTGCACAAGACCAAAGTGATGTGATCGTTTTGGGGGCTAGTCGTGAAAGTTTTTTGAAACAGACAATTCAAGGAAATATTCCAGAGAATATCTCTCAAATGAGTAATTGCACAGTTATTTTGGTGCGGAGTGCAACCACATAAATTAACTACATTATATCGTCTTGAGTTTCTTGCTCAACTCAACATGATTGAGAATTTCACCCATGTTATGGCGGTTTTCTGATGAATGAAATACACCACTCTAGCCCCTAGCCTCTAGTTCCTAGCCTCTTTTATTTCTGGAGTGTATTCCATGCAACCGAGAAGCGCTATAAGGTTGAGCAGTTAGCAAAACAGAATTGATAAATGGGTAGAGATGAGGAAATAAGGAAAGCTACGAGACAATAAATCTCCCTTATCCTCCTCAAATCTTGGCGACTATTAACGAAGAGTGACGATCGGCACACCTAGCCATCCCGCGAAGTTTTTTTTCTGTATAGGATCAGGATTCTGGATAGGAATCACTTGATATTTGTTAGGATGTGGTGTAGCCAGAGTCACAGCATAAGTACGCAGTTCATCTTGGTGAAAAACTGTTACTTGGATAATGTCGTTGGGCTGGTAATCTTGAAGGCGATCGCTTAATTGAGTGGCAGTGACTTTAATTCCTGCAATAGCCAACAACTCATCACCTGCATCAATTCCCGCTAGTTGTGCAGGGGAACCCGCTTCAACAAATTTGATGATTTCCCGTCCATGCTCGGTTTTTGCTTTTACACCCAAGTAAGGTTCTTCTTCTTGCTCTGCTGCTAAACGCAAACCAAAAGGTTCCAAATACTGATTAAAGGGTAATTCTTCAGTACCATCAATGTAGCGCTCAAAGAAATCAGCCAAATCTACTTCTGCTATAGATTCAATT contains the following coding sequences:
- a CDS encoding chlorophyll a/b-binding protein, producing MRTNASIVDDQGKLNNFAIEPRVYVDEQGNRTGFTNYAELLNGRLAMIGFVCLIAFEVLTGNGVFGLLTSL
- a CDS encoding NF038130 family PEP-CTERM protein, which encodes MTGYIKKLLIGTSVAASMSAIATAPAFAVNLTRPTNIQFTTNGVANTSANQPNINTWNYAPGSPVYDSTGIGGVQRHVLNDYSNTGNINKAIAALTDNDSSTNVELFTSGETVTDHVGFTANLGNKTIKIESVTKADWADGTLATGWLTGFRDAYSGIMSSIPTTGGSSLLNDFNSNFSSLVTYLSTNGFNSAGDPNIGDVTYNQETGNLKLDLVGHLDVTSNYVDTRKTIVDTRQTIVISGKTVANPTYNKSIPNPNYLGFSPNFSRNSTGNQLLDLMVYSLAKAAFLQKKPLQISEIAKVTFNNEVDYAFSFTAVDSGAIAGDRNKTTDNTSHTGIYSWNKTYTTASVPEPSGLVGLMVVGGLVVLRRKVRKTVIS
- a CDS encoding chloride channel protein yields the protein MLRPKRLAFFQACLIGLVSGLAAVLLGQAVEWAGTWRVNESYHWPAYLVLPAIGLIGGILAGWLVERFAPEASGSGMSEVKAVLARVPMPLNLRIALVKLISATLVLGSGMPLGREGPTVQIGAALAAKLSNWVPTSPEHRRQLIAAGAGAGLAAAFNAPIAGVLFVLEELLQDVSGITLGTAILASLIASGLSRLYGSHSLDVDLNLIAHHTTFFAQEIPFYLILGLLAGLLGILFNQCVLASLAFNRHVLRLSLPWRIGIAGLTTGIVIALLPLEFRNNAGLRELLLTGQADWLFAAIALLVQFTLIAVCYGSGAPGGLLVPTLVLGAALGYLVGFCEYSWLGVGVATTYAHVGMAAFFSAVSKVPITAVVIVFEMTTDFNLVLPLMIVSVVAYLVAEKLDHRSLYDLLLEWKGIHIEKEPTTEGLLAQLSAMDVMQRRVETLSSQMSIDEAVQAFSHSQHRNFPVLNRGTIVGVVTQKDLVNLASQQLDQDATISEIMTPEPVTVNPTATLAYVLHLLNRYNLSCLPVTEGRKLVGIITRSDIIRIEAERLSGNTEQVEWKSKPSYIIYQNRAPATGKGRLLVPLSHPQTTHTLLKMAAAIAKGNNYEIECLQVIIVPRSRTPAETPVQTTKSHRLLQQARQLGEDLRIPVHTQIRVAHDVAGAILETVKERHIDLVLMGWKGSTFTPGRVFSRVVDTMLRQAACDVVLVKLDEKRAFDRWLLPLAGGPNSSQAVELLPALTSLSSSPEIKLCQVFQPTESTLDTTLLDNCVRFLQTRISGNVVASPVCASSVTEAVIECAAQDQSDVIVLGASRESFLKQTIQGNIPENISQMSNCTVILVRSATT